The Anabaena sp. WA102 genome contains a region encoding:
- a CDS encoding pyridoxal phosphate-dependent aminotransferase has protein sequence MKLAARVSQVTPSITLAIAAKAKAMKAEGIDVCSFSAGEPDFDTPAHIKAAAAKALDEGKTKYGPAAGEPKLREAIAHKLKNDNGLNYKSENVLVTNGGKHSLYNLIVALIDPGDEVIIPSPYWLSYPEMVTLVGGKSVIVETDASTGYKITPEQLKKAITPKTKLFVLNSPSNPTGMVYTPGEIKALAQVIVDADIYVVSDEIYEKILYDGAEHISIGSLGEEIFSRTLISSGFAKGYSMTGWRLGYLAGPVEIIKAASTIQGHSTSNVCTFAQYGAIAALESSQDCVEEMRQAFAKRRQVMFERLKAIPGLSTAKPDGAFYLFPDISKTGLKSLEFCDALLAEHQVALIPGVAFGADKNIRLSYATDMTTIEKGMDRLEKFVRSRI, from the coding sequence ATGAAGCTGGCAGCAAGAGTAAGTCAGGTAACACCCTCCATCACTTTAGCCATCGCAGCTAAAGCTAAGGCTATGAAAGCCGAGGGGATAGATGTTTGTAGTTTTAGCGCGGGTGAACCGGATTTTGATACCCCAGCGCATATCAAAGCCGCAGCCGCAAAGGCTTTGGATGAAGGTAAAACCAAGTATGGTCCAGCCGCTGGTGAACCAAAATTACGGGAAGCGATCGCACACAAGCTGAAAAATGATAATGGTCTTAATTATAAGTCAGAGAATGTCCTTGTCACCAATGGCGGTAAGCATTCTCTGTATAATTTGATTGTGGCACTGATTGACCCAGGTGATGAGGTAATTATTCCCTCACCCTACTGGTTAAGTTATCCCGAAATGGTGACATTAGTTGGTGGTAAGTCGGTGATTGTGGAAACAGATGCTTCCACTGGCTACAAAATTACTCCAGAACAGCTAAAAAAAGCTATTACCCCAAAAACCAAGTTATTTGTTCTTAACTCCCCTTCTAACCCCACAGGGATGGTATACACGCCGGGGGAAATCAAAGCCTTGGCGCAGGTAATAGTTGATGCAGATATCTATGTTGTGTCTGATGAGATTTACGAGAAGATTCTCTATGATGGTGCAGAACATATCAGCATTGGTTCTTTAGGTGAGGAAATTTTTTCTCGCACCTTAATTAGTAGCGGTTTCGCTAAAGGTTACTCAATGACCGGTTGGCGCTTGGGTTATTTAGCTGGACCTGTGGAAATTATCAAAGCCGCTAGTACCATTCAGGGACATAGTACATCAAATGTGTGTACTTTTGCTCAATATGGAGCGATCGCCGCTTTAGAAAGTTCCCAAGACTGTGTAGAGGAAATGCGTCAAGCTTTCGCTAAACGTCGTCAGGTAATGTTTGAAAGACTCAAAGCTATTCCGGGTTTGAGTACCGCTAAACCAGACGGTGCATTTTACCTCTTCCCTGATATCAGCAAAACCGGCTTGAAATCCCTGGAATTTTGTGATGCTTTATTAGCAGAACATCAAGTTGCACTTATTCCCGGTGTTGCTTTCGGCGCTGATAAAAATATTCGTCTTTCCTACGCTACTGATATGACGACAATTGAAAAGGGAATGGATAGATTAGAGAAATTCGTCCGTTCTCGGATTTAG
- a CDS encoding glycosyl hydrolase family 57, whose translation MFKLPNIPTLPEIIDDLPNICGWEKEVLTVVNHNEPIFLPITNLKLADINAVFAIALHMHQPTIPAGNNGALISNLQYMFTHQQEGDNHNAAPFASCYSRMGDFIPELVAQGCNPRVMLDYSGNLLWGLVQMGRSDILDNLKHITCNPTYQPYVEWLGTMWSHAVIPSTPIADIKLHIIAWQHYFAAIFGWEALARVKGFSPPEMHLPNHPDTLFAFIKALKECGYRWLLVQEHTVETINGQPLNSKHLPHRLIARNSYGEEISITALIKTQGSDTKLVAQMQPYYEAKTLSKQKLGDVVVPPIVSQIGDGENGGVMMNEFPGGFQRAWGDMVQNGGGKTGVVGVCGTEYLELLAAAGCQPEDFPICQASGQHQIWAQIAEDNYQPDVVENVIQELKKKHPNFHIDGASWTNHISWVQGYENVLSPMYKLSNLFHEKFDDLLSEQSSVNLTQDSHYRQLLLHNLLLQTSCFRYWGQGTWTDYAQEIYGRGEKLL comes from the coding sequence ATGTTTAAATTACCAAATATACCTACATTACCCGAAATTATTGATGATCTGCCAAATATCTGCGGTTGGGAAAAGGAAGTGTTGACTGTAGTTAACCACAATGAACCTATTTTTTTACCGATTACTAATCTGAAATTAGCAGATATTAATGCAGTATTTGCGATCGCTCTACATATGCACCAACCCACTATCCCAGCCGGGAATAATGGTGCATTAATCAGCAATTTGCAATATATGTTTACACATCAGCAAGAGGGAGATAACCACAATGCTGCCCCTTTTGCTAGTTGTTATAGTCGCATGGGAGATTTTATTCCTGAATTAGTTGCACAAGGTTGTAATCCCCGTGTGATGTTGGATTATTCTGGTAATCTTTTATGGGGATTGGTACAAATGGGCAGAAGTGATATTCTAGATAATCTCAAACACATCACTTGCAATCCTACCTACCAACCCTATGTGGAATGGTTGGGGACTATGTGGAGTCATGCCGTCATCCCTTCCACACCTATAGCAGATATTAAACTACACATTATCGCTTGGCAACATTATTTTGCGGCAATTTTCGGATGGGAAGCATTAGCAAGAGTCAAAGGATTTTCCCCTCCAGAAATGCACTTACCAAACCATCCAGATACCTTATTTGCATTTATTAAAGCATTGAAAGAATGTGGTTATCGTTGGTTATTAGTGCAAGAACATACTGTAGAAACAATTAATGGTCAGCCTTTAAATTCTAAACATTTACCCCATCGGTTAATAGCTCGCAATTCCTACGGAGAAGAAATTAGTATTACTGCATTGATTAAAACCCAAGGTTCAGATACTAAATTAGTTGCCCAAATGCAGCCATATTATGAAGCCAAAACTTTATCTAAACAAAAATTAGGTGATGTTGTTGTACCCCCCATAGTTAGTCAAATAGGTGATGGTGAAAATGGTGGTGTAATGATGAACGAATTTCCCGGCGGTTTTCAACGAGCTTGGGGGGATATGGTGCAAAATGGGGGAGGTAAAACTGGTGTTGTTGGTGTTTGCGGTACAGAATATTTAGAATTATTAGCAGCAGCAGGTTGTCAACCCGAAGACTTTCCTATTTGTCAAGCAAGTGGACAACATCAAATCTGGGCGCAAATTGCCGAAGATAATTATCAACCAGATGTTGTAGAAAATGTGATTCAAGAACTGAAAAAAAAACACCCCAATTTTCATATTGATGGGGCATCATGGACTAATCATATTAGTTGGGTGCAAGGATACGAAAATGTTTTATCTCCCATGTACAAATTGAGCAATTTATTTCATGAGAAATTCGACGATTTATTATCAGAGCAATCCAGTGTAAATTTGACTCAAGACAGTCACTACCGCCAACTACTATTACATAATCTCTTATTACAAACTAGCTGTTTTCGTTATTGGGGGCAAGGTACTTGGACGGACTACGCCCAGGAAATTTACGGACGGGGAGAGAAATTACTTTAA
- a CDS encoding Crp/Fnr family transcriptional regulator, whose product MQSPSSFSEASRPFLTWQRILDWAQEHYRCRTFSKDERIPARPGLLYLVQRGAIRMVGTAQVSATASQLTSRRINRTPEEAFLGFVGAGQPFEIVAQSPFTLQSYAHVDQTAVLWMYWHDLDNWPHFRREVMDAFRYQHQRKLLWLSALGQRRTIDRLLGFLTLLIEEYGEPSMSETDPDVIRGYCLPFPLTHAQIGSAIGSTRVTVTRLMGKLRQRGLILTQGDNLICLPAESINRAS is encoded by the coding sequence ATGCAATCTCCATCTTCCTTTTCCGAAGCTTCGCGTCCTTTCTTAACCTGGCAACGTATTCTTGACTGGGCCCAAGAACACTACCGCTGCCGCACCTTCAGTAAAGACGAGCGCATTCCAGCTAGACCTGGTTTGCTCTATTTAGTCCAAAGAGGTGCTATCCGCATGGTAGGAACTGCCCAAGTCAGTGCTACTGCTAGTCAGTTAACATCTAGACGCATTAACAGAACACCCGAAGAAGCCTTCTTGGGTTTTGTGGGAGCAGGACAACCTTTTGAAATTGTTGCTCAATCTCCATTCACCCTCCAGTCCTACGCCCACGTTGACCAAACAGCAGTGCTGTGGATGTACTGGCATGACCTAGACAACTGGCCTCACTTCCGCCGTGAAGTTATGGATGCTTTTAGATATCAGCACCAGCGCAAGTTGTTATGGTTGAGCGCTTTAGGACAACGTCGTACAATTGACCGACTCTTAGGATTCCTCACCCTACTGATTGAGGAATATGGAGAGCCTTCAATGAGCGAAACCGATCCTGATGTCATTCGTGGTTATTGCTTACCCTTCCCCCTTACCCATGCTCAAATTGGCAGCGCCATTGGTTCAACCCGTGTTACTGTCACTCGTTTAATGGGTAAATTACGTCAACGTGGCTTAATCCTTACCCAAGGAGATAATCTGATTTGCCTACCCGCTGAATCTATCAATAGAGCCAGCTAG
- a CDS encoding DALR anticodon-binding domain-containing protein → MSSLSIFTNKEEITSIKGIKVPLYQGGYNQKILYISGVAMRISKSQNLTVMDGAGAIATLAESIAGHLSQNSDSLFRVKVVPPGEIHIELMDSTLAAWLQNLIVAKKTGDLVNNFLDDQLPTSLSSLKVFAIQYAHSRCCSLLRLGQNEGLIELDRTDFNGFMAVNSIPLLNCEQKLLLDHLDERFLIYQLVKVVDDLVCADSSSIDWEKAGGNLSQAFERFWCNCRIWGEVKIHDPELAQARLGLLIATQLVLRCVLEDKLGIVAPVEL, encoded by the coding sequence ATGTCTTCTCTCAGTATTTTTACTAATAAGGAGGAAATTACAAGCATAAAAGGGATAAAAGTTCCTCTCTACCAAGGAGGATATAATCAAAAAATTTTATATATCTCTGGTGTGGCTATGAGAATATCAAAATCTCAGAATTTAACAGTTATGGACGGTGCTGGAGCTATCGCCACGCTTGCCGAAAGTATTGCCGGACATTTATCCCAAAACAGTGATAGTTTATTTAGGGTGAAAGTAGTTCCCCCCGGTGAGATTCATATAGAACTCATGGACTCTACTTTAGCTGCTTGGTTACAAAATTTAATAGTTGCCAAAAAAACTGGAGATTTGGTGAATAATTTTTTAGATGACCAATTACCAACTTCATTAAGTTCATTAAAGGTTTTTGCAATTCAATATGCTCATTCCCGCTGCTGTTCTTTGCTGCGCTTAGGACAGAATGAAGGATTGATTGAACTTGATAGGACAGATTTTAATGGTTTTATGGCTGTCAACTCTATACCTTTGCTAAATTGTGAGCAGAAACTTCTTCTTGATCACTTGGATGAGAGGTTTCTAATTTATCAATTAGTTAAGGTGGTAGATGATTTGGTTTGTGCTGATAGTAGTTCTATTGACTGGGAAAAGGCAGGTGGGAATTTAAGTCAAGCTTTTGAGCGGTTTTGGTGTAATTGTCGGATTTGGGGGGAAGTGAAAATTCATGATCCAGAATTAGCTCAAGCTCGCTTGGGATTGCTGATAGCAACTCAGTTGGTTTTAAGGTGTGTGTTAGAGGACAAGTTGGGAATTGTTGCACCTGTGGAACTTTAA
- a CDS encoding Cof-type HAD-IIB family hydrolase, with product MHKAPAEVSDIKLLVLDIDGTIAGHSNTLSHIVKEVIAAVQTKGIKVAIATGRMYCSALRFHQEIGSTLPLVAYQGAWIQDPNTQEIHRHLSVSREIALQLLEYFEQPDLRSLLSVHFYINDQLYVREITKETENYQQRCGVNAIPVGDLRQLLDHAPTKILALCDDANLIQQLLANLRRRYQPTELYMTTSVATFLEAANTHVNKGNAVRYLAEEILGLESHHVMTIGDNFNDVEMLSYAGISVAMGDAPAEVQAIAHWVAPSVELDGAAIAMEKFLLN from the coding sequence ATGCACAAAGCACCTGCTGAAGTGAGTGATATTAAACTGTTGGTTTTAGATATAGACGGGACAATTGCTGGACATTCCAATACTCTCAGTCATATTGTCAAGGAAGTGATTGCTGCTGTACAAACAAAGGGAATTAAAGTTGCTATAGCAACAGGAAGAATGTATTGCTCGGCTTTGCGGTTTCATCAGGAAATTGGATCTACACTGCCTTTAGTAGCTTATCAAGGCGCTTGGATTCAAGATCCAAATACTCAGGAAATTCACCGTCATTTATCTGTGTCTAGAGAAATTGCCTTACAACTACTAGAATACTTTGAACAGCCAGATTTGCGATCGCTCCTCTCCGTGCATTTTTACATCAACGACCAACTTTATGTCCGAGAAATTACCAAAGAAACGGAAAATTATCAACAACGCTGTGGTGTAAACGCCATTCCCGTCGGTGATTTACGTCAATTATTAGATCATGCACCCACTAAAATTTTAGCCTTATGTGATGACGCAAACTTAATTCAACAACTTTTGGCTAATTTACGCCGCAGATATCAACCCACAGAATTATATATGACAACATCTGTGGCTACTTTCTTGGAAGCAGCTAATACTCATGTTAATAAAGGCAATGCTGTCCGCTATCTAGCAGAAGAAATACTAGGTTTAGAAAGTCATCATGTCATGACTATTGGTGATAATTTCAATGATGTAGAAATGCTCAGTTATGCTGGCATTAGTGTCGCCATGGGTGACGCACCAGCCGAAGTGCAAGCGATCGCTCACTGGGTAGCACCTAGTGTAGAATTAGATGGTGCAGCCATAGCAATGGAAAAATTCTTACTTAATTAA
- a CDS encoding AAA family ATPase: MLQRLYVNNFRCLENFELTMKEMPSALLIGKNGVGKSTIAKALEVLQSIARGTNRLRDLEKEPRLIGPKDFAHGKSDVPIRLEIEVLLKNKLYKYVLALELPEKFKELRVFEEQLLVAGNLIYSRKAAQVTIHNNDNAQNKEAQFLVDWHLVAMPIIGNDSLHVFKNWLSEMIILAPIPSSMTGNSPGETLEPKRDGSNVGEWLSGILGRYPAAYREIDKYLRNIMPDFQDFVTEIIGKDLKTLIIRFEKNNATLNVDFQDLSDGEKCFFLCAVVLAANKFYGPIFCFWDEPDNYLSLSEVGHFTKSLQRSFKNSGQILVTSHNPEAIREFSDENTFFLDRKSHLEPTLIRLLSEIPSSGDLINALICGDIEL; the protein is encoded by the coding sequence ATGCTACAAAGACTATACGTAAATAACTTCAGATGTTTAGAAAACTTTGAACTGACCATGAAAGAGATGCCATCTGCTCTTTTGATTGGCAAAAATGGTGTAGGTAAATCAACTATTGCTAAGGCATTGGAGGTACTTCAATCTATTGCTAGAGGTACAAATAGATTGCGGGATCTTGAGAAAGAGCCTCGCCTTATTGGCCCCAAAGATTTCGCTCATGGCAAGTCTGACGTTCCTATTCGATTAGAAATAGAAGTATTACTTAAAAATAAATTATATAAATATGTCTTAGCATTAGAGTTGCCAGAAAAATTTAAAGAACTGCGAGTTTTTGAAGAACAACTTCTAGTTGCAGGAAATTTAATTTATTCTCGAAAAGCCGCCCAAGTAACTATTCATAATAACGATAACGCACAAAATAAGGAAGCTCAGTTTTTAGTAGATTGGCATTTAGTGGCAATGCCAATAATTGGTAATGATAGTCTTCATGTTTTCAAGAATTGGCTTTCTGAGATGATTATTTTAGCACCAATTCCCAGTTCAATGACAGGAAATTCCCCTGGTGAAACTTTAGAACCAAAGCGAGATGGTTCAAATGTTGGAGAATGGCTTTCTGGGATACTTGGTCGTTATCCTGCTGCCTATAGAGAAATTGACAAATATCTCCGAAATATTATGCCGGATTTTCAAGATTTTGTCACTGAAATTATTGGTAAAGACTTGAAAACCCTAATTATTAGATTCGAAAAAAATAATGCGACTTTGAATGTTGATTTTCAAGATTTATCAGATGGTGAAAAATGCTTTTTTCTTTGTGCTGTGGTCTTAGCTGCCAATAAATTCTATGGACCAATTTTCTGTTTTTGGGATGAACCTGATAATTATCTTTCTCTATCAGAAGTAGGTCATTTTACCAAATCTCTACAACGTTCATTTAAAAATAGTGGACAAATTTTAGTAACTTCTCATAATCCTGAAGCAATTAGAGAATTCTCTGATGAAAATACCTTTTTCCTAGATCGAAAAAGTCACTTAGAACCAACTTTAATTAGATTGCTTAGTGAGATACCCAGTAGTGGTGATCTGATCAATGCTTTAATTTGTGGAGACATAGAATTATGA
- the polA gene encoding DNA polymerase I — protein MTFNSSVINKPIFILVDGHSLAFRSYFAFAKGRDGGLRTKAGIPTSVCFGFIKCLLEVIATQQPQAIAVAFDLALPTFRHEADDTYKAGRAETPEDFIPDLENLYELLQSLNLPILTAPGYEADDVLGTLAQKAATSGYRVKILSGDRDLFQLIDADKEITVLNFTPEALKRSTNSIAEFRAEEVKEKLGVLPTQIVDFKALCGDKSDNIPGVKGIGEKTAVQLLNTYNSLEEIYAAIDDIKGATQKKLITGKEDAEKSRYLAKIVCDVPLEVDLEDCQLTGFDNNLLIPILEKLEFKRFLETINEIQQKFGGEVVENKVAEITAETDDDLWFFSADDTAQEIKQNASPIQPRIINTEAKLTELVKLLRKFTNPENPVAWDTETTALEPRDADLVGIGCCWGTESDELAYIPIGHKIGDNLSRDLVLEALRPILESADYPKALQNAKFDRLILRCQGINLAGVVFDTMLASYLINPDSSHNLSDLSLRYLGLSAKSYGDLVPKGKTIADISIAAVADYCGMDVYSTFALVSKLREKLVETPTLYKLLNEVEQPLEEVLAEVEYTGVRINSDYLQELSQQLEIELAKLEIIATEIAGEKFNLGSPKQLSHILFDKLGLSTKYSRKIQTGYSTDAATLEKLQGVDNTGFVEAIIENRTLSKLKSTYVDALPALVHPKSQRLHTDFNQTATSTGRLSSSHPNLQNIPIRTAFSRQIRKAFLPESGWFMVAADYSQIELRILAHLSQEPVLIQAYQQNEDIHTVTAKLVFEKEDISSDERRFAKTINFGVIYGMGAQKFARETGINPIDAKLFIERFNERYANVFAYLEKVKKEAIAYGYVETILGRRRYFEFTSNSLRQLKGSKLEDINLQKLKNLGQYDAGLLRSAANAPIQGSSADIIKIAMVQLHEVLKKYQARLLLQVHDELVFEVPPQEWEELQPQIKSVMENAVSLSVPLVVDIHAGDNWMETK, from the coding sequence TTGACTTTTAATTCTTCCGTTATCAACAAACCCATATTCATCCTTGTAGATGGACATTCTCTAGCTTTTCGTTCCTACTTTGCTTTTGCTAAAGGTAGAGACGGAGGACTTCGCACAAAAGCTGGTATCCCCACCAGTGTTTGTTTCGGTTTTATTAAATGTTTACTAGAGGTAATAGCCACACAACAGCCGCAAGCTATAGCTGTAGCTTTTGATTTGGCTTTACCTACTTTCCGTCATGAAGCTGATGATACTTACAAGGCTGGACGTGCGGAAACTCCAGAAGACTTTATTCCCGACTTAGAAAACCTCTATGAGTTATTACAAAGCTTGAATTTACCCATACTCACTGCACCTGGTTATGAAGCAGATGATGTACTAGGAACATTGGCACAAAAAGCCGCTACCTCTGGATATCGAGTTAAAATACTTTCGGGGGATAGGGATTTATTTCAACTAATTGATGCTGATAAAGAAATTACTGTTTTAAACTTCACTCCGGAAGCATTAAAACGTTCTACAAATAGTATTGCTGAATTTAGAGCCGAAGAAGTAAAAGAGAAATTAGGCGTATTACCTACACAAATTGTTGATTTTAAAGCCTTATGTGGTGACAAATCAGATAATATTCCCGGAGTTAAAGGAATTGGGGAAAAAACAGCAGTTCAATTATTAAATACTTATAATTCTTTGGAAGAAATTTATGCAGCTATAGATGATATTAAAGGTGCAACTCAGAAAAAACTAATTACTGGTAAAGAAGACGCAGAAAAATCTCGTTACTTAGCTAAGATAGTTTGTGATGTTCCCTTAGAAGTTGATTTAGAAGATTGTCAATTAACGGGTTTTGATAATAACTTGCTGATTCCGATTTTAGAGAAATTAGAGTTTAAAAGATTTTTAGAGACAATTAATGAAATACAACAAAAATTTGGCGGAGAAGTTGTAGAAAATAAGGTAGCGGAAATCACAGCAGAAACAGATGATGATTTATGGTTTTTTAGTGCAGATGATACAGCACAAGAAATAAAACAAAATGCTTCACCAATTCAACCACGCATTATTAATACAGAAGCTAAATTAACAGAATTGGTAAAACTTTTAAGAAAATTCACAAATCCAGAAAACCCCGTTGCTTGGGATACAGAAACTACTGCTTTAGAACCACGAGATGCGGATTTGGTGGGAATTGGTTGCTGTTGGGGAACGGAATCAGATGAACTTGCTTATATTCCCATTGGTCATAAAATCGGCGATAATTTAAGTCGAGATTTAGTATTAGAAGCACTGCGTCCGATTTTGGAAAGTGCTGATTATCCCAAGGCTTTACAAAATGCTAAATTTGATCGCTTAATTCTGCGGTGTCAAGGAATTAATTTAGCTGGAGTGGTTTTTGATACGATGTTAGCCAGTTATTTGATTAATCCCGATAGTAGTCATAATTTAAGTGATTTATCTTTGCGATATTTGGGATTGAGTGCGAAAAGCTATGGAGATTTAGTTCCTAAAGGAAAGACTATCGCTGATATTAGTATTGCTGCGGTTGCTGATTATTGCGGAATGGATGTTTATTCTACATTTGCATTAGTCTCGAAATTACGGGAAAAGTTAGTAGAAACTCCAACTTTATATAAACTATTAAATGAAGTTGAACAACCATTAGAGGAAGTTTTAGCGGAAGTTGAATATACAGGAGTTCGGATTAATTCAGATTATCTGCAAGAACTTTCACAGCAATTAGAAATAGAATTAGCCAAGTTAGAAATAATAGCTACTGAAATTGCTGGAGAAAAATTTAACTTAGGTTCTCCTAAACAATTGAGTCATATTCTTTTCGATAAATTAGGCTTGAGTACCAAATATTCTCGCAAAATTCAAACTGGTTATTCTACAGACGCAGCAACTTTAGAAAAACTCCAAGGAGTTGATAATACTGGATTTGTGGAAGCCATTATTGAAAATCGGACTTTGTCAAAATTAAAATCTACCTATGTAGATGCTTTACCAGCTTTGGTACATCCCAAAAGTCAAAGATTACATACTGATTTTAACCAAACTGCAACTTCTACAGGTAGGTTATCTTCTTCTCATCCCAATTTACAAAATATCCCGATTCGCACTGCTTTTAGCCGCCAAATTAGAAAAGCTTTTTTACCGGAATCAGGTTGGTTTATGGTAGCTGCTGATTACTCACAAATTGAGTTAAGGATTTTGGCGCATTTGAGTCAAGAACCTGTGTTAATTCAAGCTTATCAGCAAAATGAAGATATTCATACTGTGACGGCAAAATTAGTCTTTGAGAAAGAAGATATTTCTTCAGATGAACGGCGTTTTGCGAAGACGATTAATTTCGGAGTAATTTATGGGATGGGAGCGCAAAAATTCGCTAGAGAAACGGGGATAAATCCGATAGATGCGAAGTTATTTATTGAGCGATTTAATGAAAGATATGCCAATGTTTTTGCATATTTGGAGAAGGTGAAAAAAGAAGCGATCGCCTATGGTTATGTGGAAACTATTTTGGGTAGACGACGTTATTTTGAGTTTACTAGTAATAGTTTACGGCAGTTAAAAGGTAGTAAGTTGGAAGATATTAATTTACAGAAATTAAAGAATTTAGGTCAATATGATGCTGGGTTACTCCGTTCTGCTGCTAATGCACCAATTCAAGGTTCTAGTGCAGATATTATCAAAATAGCAATGGTGCAATTGCATGAAGTTCTGAAGAAATATCAAGCGCGGTTGTTGTTGCAAGTTCATGATGAATTAGTGTTTGAAGTTCCTCCCCAAGAATGGGAAGAATTACAACCACAAATTAAGTCGGTGATGGAAAATGCTGTTTCTTTATCTGTGCCTTTAGTTGTTGATATTCATGCAGGGGATAATTGGATGGAAACTAAGTAA
- a CDS encoding tetratricopeptide repeat protein: MDWITLLRSLQSDFLKRLTSGCLLHCQIEGQHSELTIISGERLKALREFCWLMAEKYKRTSPVRDVFINNLKGKLGEEVVKERLANFITEVDYEKRFGGDGKSDFTLTANSAIGVEVKSRHGSIDRVRWSVSAEEVEKNAVIVCILIQEEVNEAQSAYHLFLAGFLPTQMIKLKTGKISFGINQLLYGGGLFSYLEQFPISANSYPSNLSQSQIIKPQSTPVDLTIFYLDLGDEYFQKGEYAAAINSYNQALQFNNSDADIYYKLGLVNYQLGEYHTAITNYSQAINININHLQAYHQIGLTHYQIGNYQIAIEAYTQAIIINPHIAINYKNRADVRSHIGDTQGAIEDYNQAIKLNPDYITTQKDRQISRYLLDDQQKSQPVINIDFDDAIGYKNRGYDRFELGDYEGAIADYTQAIQINPDDIDTYYCRGNAHFDLGKYAAAITDYTQVVKMNSHYINAYYNRGNALLEIADKQGAVADFHKAADLYWQEGKLAEYQDIKARIIELEIEASLDILNF, encoded by the coding sequence ATGGATTGGATTACTCTCCTGCGATCGCTACAATCTGACTTCCTAAAAAGGTTAACATCTGGTTGTCTACTTCATTGTCAAATAGAAGGTCAACATAGTGAATTAACTATTATTTCTGGTGAGAGATTAAAGGCATTACGGGAATTTTGCTGGTTAATGGCGGAAAAATATAAACGCACTTCTCCAGTCCGTGATGTTTTTATTAATAATCTTAAAGGTAAATTAGGCGAGGAAGTTGTTAAGGAAAGATTAGCTAATTTTATTACGGAAGTAGATTATGAAAAACGCTTTGGTGGTGATGGTAAAAGTGATTTTACACTCACTGCTAATTCTGCCATTGGCGTTGAAGTCAAATCTCGTCACGGTAGTATTGATAGAGTGAGATGGTCAGTTAGTGCCGAAGAAGTGGAAAAAAATGCAGTAATTGTCTGTATTTTGATTCAAGAAGAAGTCAATGAAGCACAATCTGCATATCATCTTTTTTTAGCTGGATTTCTACCCACGCAAATGATTAAATTGAAAACTGGGAAAATTTCCTTTGGGATTAATCAATTATTGTATGGTGGTGGTCTATTTTCCTATTTAGAACAATTTCCAATTTCAGCAAATTCTTATCCATCTAATTTATCTCAAAGTCAAATAATTAAACCCCAATCTACACCTGTTGATTTAACTATTTTTTATTTAGATCTTGGTGATGAATATTTCCAAAAAGGCGAGTATGCAGCAGCAATTAATAGTTATAATCAAGCCTTACAGTTTAATAATAGTGATGCTGACATTTATTATAAACTAGGCTTGGTTAATTATCAATTAGGCGAGTATCACACAGCAATTACTAACTATAGTCAGGCAATAAATATTAATATTAATCATCTGCAAGCATATCATCAAATAGGTTTGACACATTATCAAATAGGGAATTATCAAATAGCTATAGAGGCTTATACCCAAGCGATTATAATTAATCCCCATATTGCGATTAATTATAAAAATCGTGCTGATGTTCGCTCTCATATTGGTGATACTCAAGGAGCAATTGAAGATTATAATCAAGCAATTAAGCTGAATCCTGATTATATTACCACACAGAAAGATAGACAAATATCTCGTTACCTATTAGATGATCAACAGAAATCACAGCCAGTAATTAATATTGATTTTGATGATGCTATTGGGTATAAAAATCGTGGATATGATCGGTTTGAATTAGGAGATTATGAAGGAGCAATTGCTGACTATACCCAAGCCATTCAAATTAATCCTGATGATATTGATACTTATTATTGTCGGGGTAATGCTCATTTCGATTTAGGAAAATATGCAGCAGCAATCACCGATTATACTCAAGTAGTGAAAATGAACTCTCACTATATCAATGCTTATTATAACCGAGGAAACGCCCTATTAGAAATTGCAGACAAACAAGGAGCAGTAGCAGATTTTCATAAAGCCGCAGATTTATATTGGCAAGAAGGAAAATTAGCAGAATATCAAGATATAAAAGCTAGAATAATAGAATTAGAAATAGAAGCATCTTTAGATATTTTAAATTTTTAA